In Microbacterium lushaniae, the following are encoded in one genomic region:
- a CDS encoding aspartate aminotransferase family protein, translating to MNRSSSTAADGVRVSATSADLDARAHRTLPGGVNSNVRLAAPKLYFERGEGARLYDVDGNEYIDYLLGQGPNILGHAPAKLQADVAAAVSSGMLFGAQHEAEVRAAERVVEILGWPDMVRFGVSGTESVQAALRLARAATGKRRFIRFEGQYHGWLDNTLANWDAEGNALVAGAGQIADYLRDFVPTPWNDLAAVRERLETHDDIAAIITEPIMLNAGSIPPEDGYLQGLRALADEFGVVLIFDEVITGFRVGLGGAAERYGVTPDLAVYGKAIAAGWPVSALAGRRDLMERFGTGEVNHSGTFNASVMATAAVLSATGILQETSPYARMEEYGRSLQELIRAAAAKHDLPLHVQGVPMAFHVSFSGGRTLKDNRDILACDAPRYAALSRELIRHGVWVAARGVWYISAAHSDAELADTEERVDRAFAAHAGS from the coding sequence GTGAACCGCTCCTCGAGCACGGCCGCCGACGGCGTCCGCGTTTCCGCCACCTCCGCCGACCTGGACGCCCGTGCCCACCGCACGCTCCCCGGCGGTGTGAACTCCAACGTGCGCCTCGCGGCACCGAAGCTCTACTTCGAGCGCGGCGAAGGGGCGCGCCTGTACGACGTCGACGGCAACGAGTACATCGACTACCTGCTCGGCCAGGGGCCGAACATCCTCGGGCATGCACCGGCGAAGCTGCAGGCCGACGTCGCCGCCGCGGTGAGCTCCGGCATGCTGTTCGGCGCTCAGCACGAGGCCGAGGTCCGCGCCGCCGAGCGGGTCGTGGAGATCCTCGGCTGGCCGGACATGGTCCGCTTCGGGGTGTCCGGCACCGAGAGCGTGCAGGCCGCGCTCCGCCTCGCGCGCGCGGCGACCGGCAAGCGCCGGTTCATCCGGTTCGAGGGGCAGTACCACGGCTGGCTCGACAACACGCTGGCCAACTGGGACGCCGAAGGCAACGCCCTCGTCGCGGGCGCCGGTCAGATCGCCGACTACCTTCGCGACTTCGTGCCCACGCCCTGGAACGACCTGGCCGCCGTGCGCGAGCGACTCGAGACGCACGACGACATCGCCGCGATCATCACCGAGCCCATCATGCTCAACGCCGGCTCCATCCCGCCGGAGGACGGGTACCTCCAGGGGCTGCGCGCGCTGGCGGACGAATTCGGCGTCGTGCTCATCTTCGACGAGGTCATCACCGGCTTCCGCGTGGGCCTGGGCGGGGCGGCGGAGCGCTACGGCGTCACGCCCGACCTCGCCGTGTACGGCAAGGCGATCGCCGCGGGCTGGCCGGTGAGCGCGCTGGCCGGCCGCCGCGACCTGATGGAGCGGTTCGGCACGGGCGAGGTCAACCACTCCGGCACCTTCAACGCCTCCGTGATGGCCACCGCGGCGGTCCTGTCGGCCACCGGGATCCTGCAGGAGACCTCGCCGTACGCGCGCATGGAGGAATACGGCCGGTCGTTGCAGGAGCTCATCCGCGCCGCGGCGGCCAAGCACGACCTCCCGCTGCACGTGCAGGGCGTGCCGATGGCCTTCCACGTCTCCTTCAGTGGCGGACGCACCCTCAAGGACAACCGCGACATCCTCGCGTGCGACGCGCCCCGGTACGCGGCGCTGTCGCGCGAGCTCATCCGCCATGGCGTGTGGGTGGCAGCCCGCGGCGTCTGGTACATCAGCGCGGCGCACTCGGACGCCGAGCTCGCCGACACCGAGGAGCGCGTGGATCGGGCGTTCGCCGCTCACGCCGGCTCATGA
- a CDS encoding M81 family metallopeptidase has translation MTARRVRVGVLGFFHESNTFAPGAIRLEDVEPRTLSGERILDEHADADTAVSGLLAGAARHGWETVPLTYIEFVPSAPLDAGATAEVIARLRRAVTEHGPFDALLVALHGAAVSLAEPDLDGAVLDALREAAGADTLIAGVLDLHANVSPRMAAAADVLVGYRTNPHVDAKDRGQEAADIVARALTEGIRPRCELVMVPAVMGILAQATAAEPWAGFARAADDTRQFPGVLSVSLFQGFPWADVPEMGMSVLVVAPIGDHSARGSAERLADVMWAGRNGFRSDPAAPAAALADAPAGTTTLLLDVGDNIGAGGTGASTHVLGHAIAAGRRSVVGIVCDRDAAALVHEVGVGAAIELAVGEPALTVRGTVTAVSDGHYEDPGPTHVGHRYFDAGPSAALTLEGGQTLVLCSRAILPSSAQQLLSLGVDPRAHEIVIAKGVHSPVAGYRPYVDRIDYADTPGATANDFSALDYRRRRRPLFPLETEHDRAGSPRPATDNERSLRP, from the coding sequence ATGACGGCCCGGCGCGTGCGGGTCGGCGTCCTCGGGTTCTTCCACGAGTCCAACACGTTCGCGCCCGGCGCGATCCGGCTCGAAGACGTCGAGCCGCGGACGCTGTCCGGCGAGCGGATCCTGGACGAGCATGCGGATGCCGACACCGCCGTGTCGGGTCTTCTCGCCGGCGCCGCGCGGCACGGATGGGAAACGGTCCCGCTGACCTACATCGAGTTCGTGCCGTCGGCGCCCCTGGACGCCGGCGCAACCGCCGAGGTGATCGCACGACTGCGCCGCGCGGTCACCGAGCACGGTCCGTTCGACGCGCTCCTGGTCGCGCTGCACGGTGCGGCGGTGTCCCTTGCCGAGCCGGATCTGGACGGCGCCGTGCTGGATGCACTGCGCGAGGCGGCCGGCGCGGACACCTTGATCGCCGGTGTCCTGGACCTGCACGCCAACGTGTCGCCGCGGATGGCTGCAGCGGCCGACGTGCTCGTCGGCTACCGCACCAATCCCCATGTGGACGCGAAGGACCGCGGCCAGGAGGCCGCCGACATCGTGGCGCGTGCGCTGACGGAGGGCATCCGCCCCCGCTGCGAGCTGGTGATGGTGCCCGCCGTGATGGGGATCCTCGCGCAGGCCACCGCCGCCGAGCCCTGGGCGGGGTTCGCGCGGGCCGCGGATGACACCCGGCAGTTCCCCGGCGTGCTGTCGGTGTCGCTGTTCCAGGGCTTTCCGTGGGCCGACGTTCCCGAGATGGGGATGTCGGTCCTCGTCGTGGCACCGATCGGTGACCATTCCGCGCGCGGCAGCGCCGAACGCCTCGCGGATGTGATGTGGGCGGGTCGGAACGGATTCCGCTCCGACCCGGCCGCGCCCGCGGCGGCCCTCGCCGACGCCCCCGCCGGCACGACGACGCTCCTGCTGGATGTCGGCGACAACATCGGCGCCGGCGGCACCGGGGCGAGCACGCATGTCCTCGGGCACGCCATCGCCGCGGGACGCCGCAGCGTCGTCGGCATCGTGTGCGACCGGGACGCCGCGGCCCTGGTGCACGAGGTCGGTGTCGGCGCCGCGATCGAGCTCGCCGTCGGCGAGCCTGCCCTGACTGTGCGCGGCACCGTGACGGCGGTCTCCGACGGCCACTACGAGGATCCCGGTCCCACGCACGTCGGGCACCGCTACTTCGATGCCGGACCCTCCGCGGCGCTGACCCTCGAGGGCGGTCAGACGCTCGTGCTGTGCAGCCGCGCCATCCTGCCCTCCTCGGCGCAGCAGTTGCTCAGCCTCGGTGTCGATCCCCGCGCGCACGAGATCGTCATCGCCAAGGGCGTGCACTCCCCGGTGGCCGGCTACCGGCCCTATGTCGACCGGATCGATTACGCGGACACCCCGGGCGCCACCGCCAACGACTTCTCCGCCCTGGACTACCGGCGCCGCCGGCGTCCGCTCTTCCCCCTCGAGACCGAGCACGACCGCGCGGGATCGCCGCGCCCTGCGACCGACAACGAACGGAGCCTCCGCCCATGA
- a CDS encoding carbohydrate ABC transporter permease, with translation MTTTHAPPTAARRQKGRWIPYVLVAPFLLALAVFILGPLLISLINSLFVERLIGGVTFVGLENYARALTDANFWEGFGRLLLYGVIFTPLTIGLSLLIAVVVDSGAVRGSGFYRALYFIPYAIPGVVATLMWGFLYGPTISPFTDMAEAVGLEGLNLLSPQFVLFAIGNIGIWAFVGYNVMIFYAALRAIPEEIYEAAILDGAGRWRIGFSIKLPMIKPVITMVVIFSIIGTVQLLTEPLVLQPLQPRSIEDNFTPNMYAYSLAAGGQQLNYVAAISFFMGLVVVALSVVYSKFMNRPEKGAS, from the coding sequence ATGACGACAACACACGCACCGCCCACCGCAGCGCGGCGGCAGAAGGGGCGATGGATCCCCTACGTCCTCGTCGCGCCCTTCCTGCTCGCGCTGGCGGTGTTCATCCTCGGCCCCCTCCTGATCTCGCTGATCAATTCGCTGTTCGTCGAACGACTCATCGGCGGGGTCACCTTCGTCGGCCTGGAGAACTACGCACGAGCCCTGACCGATGCGAACTTCTGGGAGGGCTTCGGTCGCCTGCTGCTGTACGGCGTGATCTTCACGCCGCTCACCATCGGACTCTCCCTCCTCATCGCGGTCGTCGTCGACAGCGGTGCGGTGCGCGGGAGCGGCTTCTACCGCGCCCTCTACTTCATCCCGTACGCCATCCCCGGCGTGGTCGCGACGCTCATGTGGGGCTTCCTGTACGGCCCGACCATCAGCCCCTTCACCGACATGGCGGAAGCGGTGGGCCTGGAAGGTCTGAACCTGCTGTCTCCGCAGTTCGTCCTCTTCGCCATCGGCAACATCGGGATCTGGGCGTTCGTCGGCTACAACGTCATGATCTTCTACGCCGCGCTGCGCGCGATCCCCGAGGAGATCTACGAGGCCGCGATCCTGGATGGCGCCGGCCGGTGGCGCATCGGATTCAGCATCAAGCTGCCCATGATCAAGCCCGTCATCACAATGGTCGTCATCTTCTCCATCATCGGAACGGTCCAGCTGCTCACCGAGCCGCTCGTCCTGCAGCCGCTGCAGCCGCGCTCCATCGAAGACAACTTCACCCCCAACATGTACGCCTACTCGCTCGCCGCGGGCGGGCAGCAGCTCAACTATGTCGCCGCGATCTCGTTCTTCATGGGACTCGTCGTCGTCGCACTGTCGGTCGTGTACAGCAAGTTCATGAACCGGCCGGAGAAGGGTGCATCGTGA
- a CDS encoding ABC transporter substrate-binding protein yields MSTQRKLTRLLGIGVVAMTAAALAGCASGGGGDEGADGEASGEITVWSWSTNAKEIAELFEEEHPDITVNLVNPGDAATGSERLQTAFQAGSGAPDVAMIEYPGILQNAMSGYIVPLTDFGIDEIKDDFANSIMSQLTVDGEVYGTPIDASPMALYYRTDLYAQAGIEPATTWEEFAQDAATLQAALPGSYIANSAFADGSMNRMYWQAGIAPVQVEGETIAIDYDQPEIQNVLDYWAGLHNDGLTADLPIYSPEWNAAFADGTITSWVGPGWGPVILGSNAESSAGKWAVAPLPSWDGEPASAEWGGSAYTVTEQSKNKAAAAEYVKWVNHDPQAYELLFELTGSFPVLKSYIADEEFLASPFPFFGDQPVNQVLASALESVSDWQWTPFNSEVTNVSDAEYNSILEDGQDTSKTLATIETSLRDYAAKQGFTVAD; encoded by the coding sequence ATGTCCACACAGCGAAAGCTCACGCGCCTGCTCGGCATCGGCGTCGTTGCCATGACCGCGGCGGCCCTCGCCGGTTGCGCCTCCGGGGGAGGTGGAGACGAGGGCGCCGACGGAGAAGCATCCGGTGAGATCACCGTGTGGTCGTGGTCGACCAACGCCAAGGAGATCGCCGAGCTGTTCGAGGAGGAGCACCCCGACATCACGGTCAACCTGGTCAACCCGGGCGACGCCGCGACGGGAAGTGAGCGCCTGCAGACCGCCTTCCAGGCCGGCAGCGGTGCGCCGGATGTGGCGATGATCGAATACCCGGGCATTCTGCAGAACGCCATGTCGGGGTACATCGTGCCGCTCACCGACTTCGGCATCGACGAGATCAAGGACGACTTCGCCAACAGCATCATGTCGCAGCTGACGGTGGACGGCGAGGTCTACGGCACCCCGATCGATGCGTCCCCGATGGCGCTGTACTACCGCACCGACCTCTATGCGCAGGCCGGCATCGAGCCCGCCACCACGTGGGAGGAGTTCGCGCAGGACGCCGCCACGCTGCAGGCCGCGCTGCCGGGAAGCTACATCGCCAACAGCGCCTTCGCCGACGGCAGCATGAACCGCATGTACTGGCAGGCGGGCATCGCGCCGGTCCAGGTGGAGGGCGAGACGATCGCCATCGACTACGACCAGCCCGAGATCCAGAACGTGCTCGATTACTGGGCCGGTCTGCACAACGACGGTCTGACCGCCGATCTGCCCATCTACAGCCCGGAGTGGAATGCCGCGTTCGCGGACGGCACGATCACCTCGTGGGTCGGCCCCGGGTGGGGCCCGGTCATCCTCGGCTCGAACGCGGAAAGCTCCGCGGGCAAGTGGGCGGTGGCGCCCCTGCCGTCATGGGACGGCGAGCCGGCATCGGCGGAGTGGGGCGGCAGTGCCTACACCGTCACCGAGCAGAGCAAGAACAAAGCCGCGGCCGCCGAGTACGTCAAGTGGGTCAACCACGACCCGCAGGCCTACGAGCTCCTGTTCGAGCTGACCGGCTCCTTCCCGGTGCTGAAGTCCTACATCGCCGATGAGGAGTTCCTGGCGTCGCCCTTCCCCTTCTTCGGTGACCAGCCGGTGAACCAGGTGCTGGCCTCGGCCCTGGAGAGCGTGTCGGACTGGCAGTGGACCCCGTTCAACAGCGAGGTCACCAACGTCTCCGACGCCGAGTACAACTCGATCCTCGAGGACGGACAGGACACCTCGAAGACCCTGGCCACCATCGAGACCAGCCTGCGCGACTACGCGGCCAAACAGGGCTTCACGGTCGCCGATTAG
- a CDS encoding carbohydrate ABC transporter permease, with translation MNNPAFKRPSVIAAILFAGFGIYILVPIYWLVVNATKSTSDLYSTFGFWFSGEPQLWQNIVEVFTHDDGIFGRWMLNTVGYSLAAAVGATLLAVLAGYAFAKWRFRGRDGLFWLVLVAIMVPGAALAVPTYQLVAAMGLVDSPLAVILPSMVSPFAMYMLTVYISSAVPDEIIDAARVDGAREPRIIRSVVLPIIGPGVATVFLLTFVGTWNNYLLPLLVLQSPELMPITLGLTSWNRVSLFPSTGAEVLYSLVVTGSLLSIIPLIIVFIFLQRYLRSGLTLGAVK, from the coding sequence GTGAACAACCCCGCCTTCAAGCGCCCCTCGGTGATCGCCGCGATCCTGTTCGCGGGCTTCGGCATCTACATCCTGGTGCCGATCTACTGGCTGGTCGTCAATGCGACCAAATCCACCTCCGACCTCTACTCCACCTTCGGGTTCTGGTTCTCCGGCGAGCCGCAGCTGTGGCAGAACATCGTCGAGGTCTTCACGCACGACGACGGCATCTTCGGGCGGTGGATGCTCAACACGGTCGGGTACTCCCTGGCCGCCGCCGTCGGCGCCACACTGCTGGCTGTCCTGGCCGGTTACGCCTTCGCGAAGTGGCGATTCCGCGGTCGCGACGGGCTGTTCTGGCTCGTGCTGGTGGCCATCATGGTGCCCGGCGCCGCTCTGGCGGTCCCGACGTATCAGCTGGTCGCCGCGATGGGGCTCGTGGACTCCCCGCTCGCGGTCATCCTGCCCTCGATGGTCAGCCCGTTCGCGATGTACATGCTCACGGTCTACATCTCCTCGGCGGTGCCCGACGAGATCATCGACGCCGCCCGCGTCGACGGCGCGCGTGAGCCCCGCATCATCCGCAGCGTCGTGCTGCCGATCATCGGGCCCGGGGTGGCGACGGTGTTCCTGCTGACCTTCGTCGGCACGTGGAACAACTACCTCCTGCCGCTGCTGGTGCTCCAGTCCCCCGAGCTCATGCCGATCACGCTGGGCCTGACGAGCTGGAACCGGGTCTCGCTGTTCCCCTCGACGGGTGCAGAGGTCTTGTACAGCCTCGTCGTGACCGGATCGCTGCTGTCGATCATCCCGCTGATCATCGTGTTCATCTTCCTGCAGCGGTACCTCCGCAGCGGGCTCACCCTGGGAGCCGTCAAGTGA